A stretch of Paludisphaera borealis DNA encodes these proteins:
- a CDS encoding DUF1592 domain-containing protein, with translation MVRRWPAPVLFSALMLAAAFTAFMPVAFAQATRVVDESFFVESAYPMLHAVQCERCHSDNGVASEARLAFPETDAGRDQITAFGLSLMDLVDRKNPEQSMLLRKPTKRVKHTGGQRIKPGSDEEAVLLRWINYLAGLSDEQVRQARERIARSDPRGVEALAVRRLTHSQYNQTVRDLLGDQIQPASGFPKEDFVNGFKNQLEGQGISPLQAEAYSKAAERLARAAFRGGDQHGLIPRQPASPTDAACVDAFVRQFGLKAFRRPLTDDEARRYSGLFLEEVGRAKNFQAGASMVIEAMLQSPHFLFRIERGADSPAAPFEIASRLSYLLWGTTPSDELLRAAGKGDLATAEQIEASARRMLEDPRARPAMEEFLAQWMRFDRVLEATRDRRRFREFNADVAAAMVEETRRLFSHLVWNDQNFMEFFTADYTFVNSDLARLYGLPAPGEEFAKVEYPADSGRSGVLGHGSFLVLTSTPSETSPTARGLFVRNHFLGQEVPPPPAGVNTVLPNITEDAPMTNRQPLAVHLNSESCASCHRLLDPIGLGFEQYNAIGAFQKKMVLQFPGPRGEEGRGRKSTIKELDVDSSGYIQGIEDSAFSTPRELGRLLAASPTCQKAIVKQLFRYAFGRQETVNDQPVIDALVAKFRDSGFRFRELIIALVTSELFLQKGSG, from the coding sequence ATGGTAAGGCGATGGCCCGCGCCGGTGCTGTTTTCCGCCCTCATGCTCGCCGCAGCGTTCACCGCCTTCATGCCGGTCGCCTTCGCGCAGGCGACCCGCGTGGTGGATGAGTCGTTCTTCGTCGAGAGCGCGTACCCCATGCTGCACGCCGTTCAGTGCGAACGGTGTCACAGCGACAATGGCGTGGCGTCCGAGGCGCGGCTCGCATTCCCCGAGACCGACGCGGGCCGTGACCAGATCACGGCGTTCGGGCTCTCGCTGATGGATCTGGTCGATCGGAAGAACCCTGAGCAATCGATGTTGCTGCGGAAGCCGACGAAGCGGGTGAAACACACCGGCGGCCAGCGAATCAAGCCGGGCAGCGACGAAGAAGCCGTGTTGCTGCGCTGGATCAACTACCTGGCCGGCCTTTCCGACGAGCAGGTGCGCCAGGCGCGCGAGCGAATCGCTCGGTCCGATCCGCGCGGGGTGGAGGCGTTGGCGGTGCGGCGTCTGACGCACAGCCAGTACAACCAGACCGTGCGCGACCTGCTCGGCGATCAGATCCAGCCCGCCAGCGGCTTCCCGAAAGAGGACTTCGTCAACGGGTTCAAGAACCAGCTTGAGGGGCAGGGAATTTCGCCGCTCCAGGCGGAAGCCTACAGCAAAGCGGCCGAGCGACTCGCTCGGGCGGCCTTTCGAGGCGGCGACCAACACGGACTGATCCCCCGCCAGCCCGCGTCGCCCACGGACGCCGCATGCGTCGACGCGTTCGTTCGCCAGTTCGGCCTCAAGGCGTTCCGGCGCCCCTTGACCGACGACGAGGCTCGCCGCTATTCCGGCCTGTTCCTCGAAGAGGTCGGCCGCGCGAAGAACTTCCAGGCGGGGGCCTCGATGGTGATCGAGGCGATGCTTCAGTCGCCGCATTTCCTATTCCGCATCGAACGGGGAGCGGACAGCCCCGCCGCGCCCTTCGAGATCGCCAGCCGCCTCTCGTATCTCCTCTGGGGGACGACGCCCAGCGACGAACTGCTGCGCGCCGCTGGAAAAGGAGACCTGGCGACGGCGGAGCAGATCGAAGCCTCGGCCCGGCGGATGCTCGAAGATCCCCGCGCCCGGCCTGCGATGGAGGAGTTTCTGGCGCAATGGATGCGCTTCGACCGCGTCCTCGAAGCCACTCGCGATCGCAGGAGGTTTCGCGAATTCAACGCCGACGTCGCCGCGGCGATGGTGGAGGAGACGCGGCGGTTGTTCAGCCACCTGGTCTGGAACGATCAGAACTTCATGGAGTTCTTCACCGCCGACTACACCTTCGTGAATTCGGACCTCGCCCGGCTCTACGGTCTGCCGGCGCCCGGCGAGGAATTCGCGAAGGTGGAGTATCCGGCGGATTCCGGCCGTTCCGGCGTACTGGGGCACGGCAGTTTCTTGGTGTTGACCAGCACCCCTTCCGAAACCTCCCCGACCGCGCGGGGGCTGTTCGTCCGGAACCATTTTCTCGGCCAGGAAGTCCCGCCGCCTCCGGCCGGCGTGAACACCGTGCTGCCGAATATCACGGAAGACGCGCCGATGACCAACCGGCAGCCGCTGGCCGTCCACCTGAACAGCGAATCGTGCGCGAGTTGTCATCGCCTGCTCGACCCCATCGGCCTGGGTTTCGAGCAATACAACGCGATCGGCGCGTTCCAGAAGAAGATGGTCCTCCAGTTCCCGGGACCTCGGGGTGAAGAGGGCCGAGGGCGCAAGTCGACGATAAAAGAACTGGACGTCGACTCGTCCGGTTACATCCAGGGGATCGAGGATTCGGCTTTCTCGACCCCCCGCGAGCTGGGACGCTTGCTCGCCGCCAGCCCGACTTGCCAGAAGGCCATCGTCAAGCAGTTGTTCCGGTATGCGTTTGGTCGGCAAGAGACCGTGAACGACCAACCCGTCATCGACGCGCTGGTCGCCAAGTTTCGTGATTCCGGCTTCCGATTCCGCGAGTTGATCATCGCCCTGGTCACGTCGGAACTCTTCCTTCAGAAAGGCTCAGGTTAG